From the genome of Corallococcus macrosporus DSM 14697:
AGAAGAGTATTCGGAGCGGTAGCACTGGCCGCGTTCACCGGCTGCGCGACCACGCAGGAAGCCCAGAAGCCGGAGACGCCGCCCGCCGTGGAGACGGCGAAGGTGGAGGCGCCCGCCGAGCCGCCGTCGAAGCTCCAGGTGCCCGTGGACTACTACAAGCTCGACAACGGCTTGAAGGTGGTCCTCTCGCGTGACAGCTCGGCGCCCAAGGCCGTCGTCGCCGTCTATTACAACATCGGCTTCCGCATCGAGCCGAAGGACCGCACCGGGTTCGCGCACCTGTTCGAGCACATGATGTTCCAGGGCTCGACGAACCTGGGGAAGATGGAGTTCATCCGCCTCATCCAGAAGAACGGCGGCGTGCTCAACGGCTCCACGCGCTTCGACTTCACCAACTACTTCGAGGTCGTCCCCTCGAACACGCTGGAGACCATCCTCTGGGCCGAGGCCGACCGCATGCGCGGGCTCGACGTGACGGAGGAGAACCTGAAGAACCAGCAGGGCGTGGTGACCAACGAGGTGAAGGTCAACGTCCTCAACCAGCCCTACGGCGGCTTCCCCTGGCTGGACATGCCGCAGGTGGCGAACAGCAACTGGTACAACGCCCACAACTTCTACGGCGACCTGAAGGACCTGGAGGCCGCGTCGCTTGCGGACGTGCGCGCCTTCTTCAAGACGTACTACGCGCCCAGCAACGCCGCGCTCGTCGTCGTCGGTGACTTCGAGCCGGAGCAGGTGAAGGGGTGGATCCAGCAGTACTTCGGGCCGCTGCCCACCGTGGCGCAGCCGTCCAAGCCGGACATCTCCGAGCCCCGGCAGACGAAGGAGAAGCGCCACGACAAGGTGGACAAGCTGGCCCAGCGGCCGGCGCTCGCGGTGGGCTACCACATGCCCGACGTGGGCACGCCCGAGTACTACGCCATGGCGCTGGTGGACGAGGTCCTCCTCAATGGCAACGACAGCGCGCTCTACCAGCAGCTCGTGCAGAAGAAGGGCCTGACGGGCGAGGTCTCCGGCGGGGTGAACCAGCTCGGCAACCACTGGAACTACAACGGCCCCATGCAGTGGACCGCGTACCTGTTCCATGACGCGGACACGACGACGGAGACCATCCTCACGGAGTTCGACGGCGTGGTGGCGCGGCTCCAGGAGCAGCCCATCGACGCGGCCACGCTGGAGCGGGCGCGGGTGAAGGCGCGCTCGCGGCTGTACGGACAGTTGGAGGGCTTCCTCGGCTTCGGCCGCGCGGACCTGCTGGCGTCCTTCGCGCTCTTCTTCGACGACCCGGCGCGCATCAACCGGCTGGAGGCGGAGCTGATGAAGGTGACGCCGGAGCTCATCCAGAAGACGGCGAAGGAGTACCTGCGCCGTGAGAACCGCACCGTGCTGACGGTGACGCCCGCCGCGGCCACCGCCACCCAGACGAAGGCCCCCTGAGGACACGCCCCCATGACCACGCACTCAATTCGCACCCGCCTTGTCGCGCCCGCGCTGATGGTGCTCGGGATGCTGTCCGCGCCGGCCCTCGCGGCCGCCCCCGCTCCGGCGCGCACCAGGGAGGCGCCACCGGCCCCCCAGGCGCCCAAGCCCTTCAAGGTCCCCGTCCGCACGGAGTTCAAGCTCGACAACGGGCTGGAGGTCTCCCTGCTGCCCTACGGCGACATGCCGAAGGTCGCCATCCAGCTCGCCATCGACACCGGCAACATCCATGAGAAGGCCACGGAGACGTGGCTGGCGGACCTGACGGGCAGGCTGCTGTCGGAGGGCACCACCACGCGCTCGGCCGAGCAGCTCGCGCAGGCGGCCGCGCAGCTCGGCGGCTCGCTCAACATCGGCACGACGATGGACCAGACCTACGTCGGCCTGGAGGTCCTCTCTGAATCGGCGCCGGACGCGGTGGCCCTCATCGCGGACGTCATCCAGAACCCGGCCTTCCCGCCGGCGGAGGTCGAGCGCGTCAAGGGCGACCTCGTCCGTGAGATGGCCATCTACAAGAGCCAGCCGGGGACGCTCGCCGACGAGCGGCTGCTCCAGGCGCTCTACGGTGACCACCCGTATGGCCGCTACTTCCCGCCGGAGGCCCAGCTCAAGGGCTACACGGGGGAGGCCGTCCGCGCGCACTATGACGCCAACATCGGCGCGGCGCGTTCGCGGCTGTACGTCGTGGGCCGGTTCGAGCCGGCGGCGGTGGAGAAGGCCATTCGCGGCGCGTTCACCGGCTGGAAGGCCGGCCCGGCGCGGCTCCAGAACCTGCCCAAGCAGCAGGTGGCGAAGGCGGTGCAGTTCATCGACCGCCCTGGCTCGGTGCAGTCCACGGTGCGCGTGGCGGTGAAGGCCCTGCCGCCCTCCAGCCCGGACTTCGTCAAGCAGACGGTGCTGAACACGCTGCTCGGCGGCTACTTCAGCTCGCGCATCACCGCCAACATCCGCGAGGCGAAGGGCTACACGTATTCGCCCCACAGCACGGTGTCCGCGCACCTGGAAGACGCCTACTGGGTGCAGAACGCGGACGTGACGACGGCCGTCACCGGCGAGTCGCTGAAGGAGATTTTCAAGGAGGTGGCCACGCTGCGCCAGACGCCGCCGCCCGCCGAGGAGCTGAGCGCCGTCCAGAGCTACCTGGCGGGCACCTTCCTGCTCCAGAACTCGTCGCGCAGCGGCATCATCGGGCAGCTCCGCTTCGTGGACCTGCACGGCCTGCCGGATTCGTACCTGCAGAACTACGTGCAGTCGGTGATGGCCGTCACGCCGGAGCAGGTGCAGCAGCTCGCCGCGAAGATGCTGACGCGTGAGGCGATGACCGTCATCGTCGTGGGCGACCAGAAGGCGGTGGCGCCGCAGTTGAAGGTCGTGTCCCCCGCGCTGAAGTGATTCTCCGGGAGGCGGAGGCCATCCCGGGCCTCCGCCTTCCTCCTGGTTGCTTCCAGGGGCGAGCCGCGTTTTGAGCGCGGCACGTGTCGTGGTGACGGGGAACCTCGTCCTGGACGAACAGTTCCGGCTGCTGCGCGCGGACGTGGTGAACGGCGACGGCGGCTGGTCCTACAAGGACGTCGCAAAGTACCTTCTTCGCCGGCAGTCCCTGCTTCGTTGACGGGGCTTGGCGCGACGCGCAGATCCGCTAGCGTGCGCGACATGGCAAAGAATGCAGATGAGAGCGCGGTGGCGGAAGCGGTGGAGCGGCTCAAGTCCCTGGCGGAGGAGGTCGAGGACCTGACGGTGGAGTTCTCCAAGCCCGTGACTGCCGCCGAGGTGGCGAAGCTGGAGAAGAAGTTCAAGCTGAAGCTGCCCCCCAGCTACGTGCACTTCATCCGCACCTACGGCACCTTCAAGGTGCTGCACGGCGGGCGGGAGCTCATCGGCATGGAGGAGCCGGGCTTCCTGCGCGCGGCGGCACCGGACGCGTCGGACGCGGTGAACGGTGACGACCCCGACGTGGAGGAGGCCATCAACGAGGCCCTCTTCTTCCAGCGCGCGGATGATGACGCGGTGGACAACTTCTGGTGCTTCAACCCCCGTGACGTCACACCGGAAGGAGAGATGGGCGTCGTGGGCTACTACCACGACGAGACCTTCGAGCTCCCCCAGCTCCTGGGGACGAAGAACGCCAGGCACTTCCGGGCGTTCCCGGCGCATATCGTCGAAGTCATCGACGAACTCATCGAGAACTTCGCGGAGGCGTGAGGGCGGCGGAAGCCCGTGCTCGACGGGCACGGGCTTCGTCGAACCGCCGGGCGGCTCGAATCAGAGGCAGTCGCCCAGGCCTTCGTAGATGGTGGTCTGGGTATTCGGCAGCGTCGCGTAGAGCGGCGCCGTGCCCGCGAGCGCCGTCAGGAGCTGCTGAATCGTGGTGCTCGGGGCGAGCGGCACCTGGCAGGACCAGGTCTGGGCATCCACCGTCACCGCGCCCGTCGCCGGGTCGACCTCCTCGTTGCTGGCGGCGAAGACCCAGACGCACTGGCCAAGCTGGCCCGTCTGGTCATTCACGGAGCAGCGGAAGCGCAGCGACTCGATGTTGCTGTATTCGCCCTCGCAGAACGTGTCGCCACAGATGGCATCGAAGTTCTGGTTGAGGGAGCGGGTGAGCTGGTACCACGCCTCGATGTCCGCCTCTGACGTCAGATAGGCGGACGTGTCCACATACTGGCTGGTGACAGTCTTTTCGACTGCCAGGGCGGACACCGGCGAGAGGAAAGACAGACTCAGGGCGGCAATGGAAAGCTTGGAGGGGAGGGTCATGCGCCCTATTTAATCCTTCCCCTCCGTTCGTGAATCCGCCGCCATGGCCTGACACGGAGTTTTGACTGCACTCCGATAGGAATTCTCCATCACTGGCACCCCCGGCCGGAGCCCAGACCTTGGAAGCCTGGACTCCGGCCGGGGGAGGGCCGCCTCAGTCCTTCTTCAGCTGGAGGAGCTCCCAGCCGCCGTCCGGATGGAGGTTCATCGGGTTCGCGGTGCCGACGTAGAGCGCCTTCCTGCCGCTCACCAGCGTGCGAACGCCGTAATTCGTGTCATTGCCCAGGCCCCTGAGGGACTCCGCCACCGCGCTCTTGTTGCGGCCCTCGAAGCGGAAGAGGTCCGCGCCTTCCTTCGGAATCGCGATGTTGAGCACCCGGAGGAAGTGGTGGTGGGCCCGGCGCGCGTCCTCCACCGAGTGGAGGCTGGAGGCGATGGCGGGCGGCGCCATGGGCGGCAGCGTCACGCCCCCAATGGCCTCCTGCAGCCCCACGCGCGCTACCTGGCTCCAGTCGAAGGTGCCCAGGTACAAGTCATTGCCGTAGACCTCCAGCGCCCACGTATAGGCGTTGAAGAAGTTGCCCAGGCCGGAGGAGCCCCAGCGCGGTTCGGGGTTCTCCAGGCGGTTGCGGTAGAAGTCGTTGAACGCGATGTTGTAGCCCCTGGCGAGGGGGGAATATCGGGGCAGGTACTTCTCGCCGTAGATGACGCGCACCGACTCGTCCTGGTTGCCCAGTTCATCGCTCTGGAAGACGGACGTGGAGCGGTGCGTGCCCAGCGCGGTGTTCAGCAGCTCCAGCCAGTCGAGGCTGCCGCTGCCATCCGCGTCCAGGTTCAACAGGCCCGCGGCGTGCGCGCCCAGGGCCACCGACGTGGCGAGGAATGGGACGTGCATCGTGCCCCAGTAGAGCCGCCCGTCGAACGACGCCACCGCGCCGCCGCCCGTGGTGGCCGCGGCCACCAGGTCCGGCTCGTAGTCGCGGATGTCCCAGACCTTCCGCCACTGGCTGGCGTCGTCGTCGTCCAGCCCGTCCTGCTCCAGCCGGGGGCTGCGCCACACGCCCATGAAGCGCGCCGTCAGCGGCGAGGGGGCGCCCCCCGAGAGGAAGGTGGGCCACGTCGTCACGTAGATGCGGCCGGCGTGCTCCACCAGGTTGGCCACCTCCGCGTCCGTCTGGCCCACGACCTCGAAGTTGAAGAGGACCGCGGGGTTGGTGGACCGCTGGCCGCGCCACCGGAGGACGGCGCCGCCGGGGGCATTGCCCACCACCTGGCTGTAGGCCACGCCCGTGTACAGCGCGCCGCGGACGTTCACCCATTCGCGGATGTTGTTGTACTGCGGGAGGTTCGTCGCGCCGAGGAAGGCCCCTGTCTCCGAATGGAAGGCGAACAGGTTGATGCCCGCGATGAGGCTGGGGCCCGCCAGGAAGACGACGCCGTCCTGCGCGCCCGCCGAGCGCAGGCCCACGGTGGTGCGCCGCAGCAGCTCCGCCCAGCCGGGCAGGCTCCCGTTGAGCGACGAAAGCACCCCTGTGTTCAGCTGGTAGCGCTGCAGGTCGGGCGGCCGGAAGTCACCCGTGCCGGACTGGCTCTGGCCGAACTCACAGACCCAGTAGGGGTTCTCCTGCGGCGTGGTGGCGCCGAGGAAGCCCTGCTCCACCAGGCACAGCGTGTTCGCCACCGTGCCGAACCACAGGGACCTGTCCGCCAGGGTCAGCCCCCAGACGTAGGCCTGGTTGCGCTTGGGCGTCGTGCCCGGGTCGCAGGGGGGCTGGCTGATGGGGCCACCAATGGAGGAGAAGCACTCATCCACCTCTGCCTTCGCGAGCAGGTTCCGCTCCAGCTCGGGACGCGTCCAGATGCCCTTGTCCCCGTTGATGATGAAGCGCTCGTAGGTCCAGAACTTCACCAGGTTCAGGGTCGGCAGGGCGCTCACGCCCACCGTGGGGTACATGTCCAGCTCCCAGGCCACGTCCTGCTCGGTCGGGACCCTGGGCAGGTCGGCCTCCAACGGCTCCGCCTGCGACGCCATTCTTGCCTGTGTGACGTCCATGTCCTCGGGCTGGGTGGGCACTCCACATCCCGAGGCGACCCACATTCCCATCGCACCTGCCACTGCCTTCCACCCGTGACGCATCACCGTCTACCTCCGTGTGCTGCCTTGGCCTGCCTTGGACCGCGTGATGCCCGGTGTGGGCAGTCACGCATCCACCGTGGGTGGCCTGGAGCAATCGGGGTGCCGTATCGGAGGTGTCGGTGGGAAGATTCGCGGCCCCGTCGCGGGGGCAGGCGAGCGCGCCGCTCACGCCCCCGGGCACAGGTGCCATGATGGCCCGTCAATGTCCGCGCGTGCGGGCAGGGGCCATTGCTTCTCACCGGGGCGTCCTGGCGCCCCAGTCAGGGCATTTTCGACGGAGCCGTGGGGCGCGCCGCGTGGACAGCGCGTCCCCTGGCCTTCACACCGTCACTCCAGGAAGGCGTCCTTCACCGCGTCGAGCAGCGGGTTGGCGCCGGTCGCCGGGTCGGTGCACCCCTGGTTGATGGTCCAGATGATGGTGCCGCCAAAGCCGTTGTCGTGCGCGAAGGCGCCCTTGGCGGCAATGGCTTGCGGTGAGTCATACGAAATCCACCGCACCGTGCCGTCCTCCACGGGGACGTCGAAGGTGACATAGCTGGCCTGGGCCGCCTCATCCCAGCGGTACACCCCCGTCGCCGACAGCTCGAGAATCTTCTCGTAGGTGAAGGAGTTGTCGCTGCCCACGTAGTCAGACCAGTCCGTGTATGGCTGATACGGGCCGGTGATGTTCCGCCACGCCATGCCATAGAAGGGGATGCCCATGCCCAGCTTGTTCCTGGGGAGGCCCGCGCCCACCCAGGCGTTGAGGCTGGAGGACACGGAGGTGGGGTGGTAGCCCGACTCGCCCCTCAGCGCGGACGTGTACCAGGACAGCCAGCCGCCCCAGGGCCCCGTCATCTCGTAGGACATCACGTTCATCTGGTCCAGGTAGGGCACCAGGTTGGCGAACCACGGGTCCGCGTCCTCGGGGAAGTTGCTGTTCACCCAGCCGATGGGCATGGTCAGCAGCATCTGCGGCCGGGCCGCGCGCAGCTCCTGTATCAGCGCGAGCAACGCCGGCTTGTCGGCCTGCTCCACCGGCTCCCAGTCGATGTCCAGGCCGTCATAGCCGAAGGTCTCCATGGCGTTGACCAGGTTCTGGACGAAGCGGGCGCGGTTCGCGCTGGACGCCGCCCCCACCCAGCCGTCGTGCTCACCCGCGCCGCCCACCATGATGATGGCCTTGCGTCCGGCCGCGTGCGCCCGCGTGGACAGCGTCCTCGCGATGGCCGGGCCATTCGAGTTGTCGAACTGGGTGTTCACCGTGCCGTCCGGATTGGGGGTGACCCGCCCGACGAGGATGTGGGTGAGCGCGGTGAAGTCCACCTTCTCCGGCGGGTACAGGTCCGCGTTCCAGCCGGTGTAGTAGCCCGACACCCACTTGCCGCCCGGCGGAGGCGGCGTGCTCGTCACGGTGACGGTGGCCACGGCGGACTTCGTCGGCGCGGCCTGGCTCGTCGCCACCACGTGATACGTCCCCGCCGACGACGGCGCGGTGTAGAGGCCCGCGGCGGTGACGCTGCCGCCGCTGGCGCCCTCCTGCACGGACCACGTCACCGCCGTGTTGGCGCTGCCCGTCACGGTGGCCGTGAAGGCCTGCGTGCCACCCGCGGGGACCGTCGCGCTCGTGGGGTGGATGGCCACCTCCACCTGCGGAGCCGGCGCGGGGATGCCACGCACGCCCAGCTCGTCGAAGTAGAGCGTGGGCAGGGACAGTCCCCGGCCTTCCTGGAGCGCGAGGCCCGTGAAACGCGCCCCCTGCGGCGCCAGCACGGAGATGGGGATGGTGCACGTCGACCAGGTGTTGGCGCGGATGCGTCCGCCGGTGCAGTAGGGCCCCAGCTCGGTGCCAGGGGTGAAGGCGCCGTTCACCACCGCCCGGGTCTGCACCACCGCGTTGTTGCCGGAGGCTCCACCATGCACGCTCAGGGTGAGCGTCATCCCCGGGGCCACCGTGAGCGGCGACGTATTGAAATACAGCGCCTCCCATGCCCGCATCGTCACGGAGATGGAGTGTCGGCCCGCCGCGACGGGCGAGGTGTTGGTGAGCGAGTGGGGGGCCCATGAGTAATCCTGCCAGGGGGCTTCCATGGCCTCGCGGTAGATCCAACTCGTCGTGGTGGGGACGAACCCCGGCGCCGCGCCTTCCTCCGTGTCGCCCGCCGCCGCGGGGGGCCTCGCCTCCGCCTGGGCGGCCCAGGCCGCGCTGCCGCCCGTGGCCAGGACCATGGCCATCCATGAAACAAACCATACGACCAACCGGTTCATTCGCTACTCCTGTCGAAGCTCGTGGGAATGACTCACCCTCACTCGATGTGTGGCGCTACATGGCTCCGGTGCGTGATTGGGATTGATGGGCCTCGGGCAACCTGGGGGAGGAGCCCTTCATGGCAAAGCCCTCCCCAAGGTCGCTCCAATCCATTTCAATCCAACGATGTGGATGCAAGGGTTCCCGGCGTCGGGTGCCGCCCCCTCGTGGCGACAAGACGCCTCCCCAGGGCGAAGCACCGGTGGAAGCTCCGCGCTCCGGCCGTTCTGGACTTGCATCAGGCGGGTGTCGTGCCGTCGGGTGTTTGGATATACTGACGTGGTTGTATTTGTATGTCTGTTGCTCGTGCGCGGAGCGCCCTGCTGGAGACGAAAAGCCCCGGACTCCTCGCGGGGAGTCCCGGGGCGGTGAGGGCGGGCCGGAGCTCCGCCCAGGGGGGTGTGTCAGGGGAGGGGGGCCAGGCCAGGCAGGACGAGCTGTGGCTGGGCCTGGCTCAGTGCGTCGTTCCAGACGAAGACGGTGACACTGCCCGGCGTGGTGGCTCGGAAGTAGAAGCGGCCCTGTGCCTGGGGATTCGCCAGGTCCAGCGTCGTCACCGCGGGGCCCGCGCAGGCGGGGTCGGTATGGAACTGGATGCCGGGGGAGGCCGGACCCGCCGCGGTGATGTTGAAGCCCGTCGTGGTGGGAACAGCCAGGTTCCCGTTCACGTCCTGGGTCTGGACGATGAGCGGGCCGGAGCAGAGGCCTGGGAAGGCCTGCCGCGGCGGATTGAGGAAGGCGAGGCTCGCGACCGGACCCGCGAGCACATCCACGGCGAAGGTGGAGCCGGGGAGGGTGGCCGGGTCATACCCCGCGCCGGTGATGACGTTGGAGTGGATGACATTGCCCGTCCCCAGGTCCGAGATTCTGGCCTGGTAGACGTAGCCGTTCGTCACACCGTCGAAGTGGAGGACGTTGTCCACGACCTGGTTGTTCGTCAGCACCGCCGGAGGGCTTTGATCCTCGTTGCCCTGGGAGAGGTAGACGCCAATGTCGTTGTTGAACAGGTGGTTGCCTTGAATGAGGACATCCGAGGACAGGGGGCCCCCGTACAGCGGGCCCCCGTAGACGAGGATGCCGCTGGCGACGCCCTCGCCGGTGAAGGAGTGCCCGGAGATGAGGTTGTTGACGATGCTCCCGGTGGCCCCGAGCCCGACCTGGATGCCGGACTGGGCGACGTTGCCGATGGGCCCCGAGCCCACCAGCCGGTTGTTCGTGATGTCGACCACGACGTTGCCAGTCGCCACGACGCCAGCCTTCTGGTAGCCCAGCAGGAGATTGCCGTAGACACCGACGAATCGCGTCGGGCTCGGCGGGTCCTGGTTGCGAATCAGGATGCCGGTGCCCTCCTGGCAGCCTCCGGTGCCGTCTCCCTGGCGGATGTTGAAAACCTGGGTGTTGATGACGGAGCCCGTCGCGTCGTCGAACCGGATGCCCGCGAGCGCGTCATCCCCCGTGTCGCAGACGTCCGACAGCCCCATCAACATGAGCCGGAGGTTCATGTAGAACGCGCTGCTGCCGCAGTTCCTCGCGATGGGGCCCTTGAAGTGGTCTCCCGGAGGATCCAGCGCGATGACGAAGTGCCCTGCCCCATCCAGGACGTACCCATCCGGAATACGCAGCGTGGAGTAGGTGGCGCAGTTGCCCGCGAGCGTCAGGACGTTTCCGTTCTCGATGACAGGGCAGGGAATGTACCCGCACGTGGGCTCCTGAAAGCCCTCCTGGGAGGACGCCGTGCTCAGCGCTGCTGCATGGCCAGCTTCCCCCGTGCCGCCGAGGACCTCTTCGTGGGTGGTTTCCTCGCCAAGGCATCCCACGATTGGCAGCGTCAGGGTTCCCATCAGGAACAGCTCAAGACATCGCCAGTGATTTCGATTCATGAAGTTTCCTCTCTCCGAACAGGTGCTCGGTGAGAGGGAATCGATAGTGTGAAGTCGCGCAGCGTAATATGGACTCCACGTTTGGCGGTGGCGCTGGATGTGGACAGTCCTCCCTTCCTGGGGCCAGGTGAGATGTCTGGATGGCGCTGGATGTGATGGGCGCCTGACGGAATACGGGGAAGCGCGGGGGCCTCCTGGGACATGTCGTGGCGCTGGATGCGCGGGGAGGCCCCGGCAGCGCAATGCTTGCCGCGGCGGCGCCAGTGTCGGCGTCATGCGGTCAACGGGGAGGGTGCCCTGGAGGGAGGCTCGTCGGAAGGCCCGCTGGCGCGTTGCATGGGAGGCGGGGGCTCGCGCCACCGGGAGGCTCACGGTAACGTTTCGGATTCCCGCCCCGCTTGGAGGATGCCGTCATGAGGCTCGTGCACACGCAGAACGCTTGGCACCTCGCGGGCGTGTTGTGGCTTCTCTTCACAGCGGGGTGCCACCTGGAGGACTCGCCGCCCATCCAACTGGAGCCCTCGGCCTCGGCGCGGGTGATGGTGGTGCTGCCGCGCACGCTGCCGGCCGAGCCCGGCATGCAGGTGCGTGTCACCCTCACGCCCACGGCGGGTGACGCGGTGGGCGGGGCGCTCACGGGCGGCGGAGGGCTGTGGCAGGGCGTGATGCGGGGCATCACCTCCGGAGAGGGCGCGGCGGTGAGCGCCACCGTCCAGGATGAGCGGGGCGCGCTCCTCGCGCGTATCGACGTCCCCGAGGTGAGCCTGGCCGCGCACCGCACCGCCCTGCTCGTCCTGGTGCCGCGAGTCATAGGCGAGGCGCCCGAGGCGCGCGGCGCGCCCTTCATCGACGCGGTCCTGGGGTCGGTGGTGGAGGTCCGGCCCACGGGGCAGGTGACGCTGCGCGCGGTCGCGGAGGCCGCCTCTGGCGGCGGAGCGCTCACGTACGCCTGGCGCGCCTCGGACGGGCGCTTCGACGACGCCCACGCGGCGGCGCCCGTCTGGACGGCGCCCGAGACTCCCGGCCTCGTCTCCCTGTCGCTCGAGGTGACGAGCGCGGAGGGGCAGGTGGCCACGCTGGATTTCCCCATGCGGGTGTCCAGGGACCAGGGCTTTGGCTCGGACGGTGCGGGGGCCTTCAATCGCTGGCCGCGGGTGATGGCGCCGGGGAGCCAGCCCGCTGGCGAAGTCCCTCATGGCGACACCCTTCAGCTCCAGGCGGAGGCCTGGGACGAGGATGGGGATGCGCTCACCTACGCGTGGACGGCGAGCTGCGCGGGCACCTTCGATGACGCGAGCCTTCCGTCGCCTCGCTTCACCCCGTCCACGCCGCCCGAGGGGGCCTGTGGGGCATGCCAGTTCGTCGTCGCGGTGCGGGACGGCCGCGGCGGCGAGCGCGTGGGCTCGGTGGACGTGTGCGTGGTGCAGCGCCTTCCGCCCATCATCGTCTCCACGGCCCAGTCGCGCACGGAGGCCCTGGGCGCGGAGCCCGTCCTGCTCCAGGCGGTGGCGGAGGACCCGCGAGGCGAGGCCCTCACCTTTCAATGGACGGCGAACACGGGGCTCTTGGAGCCCGCTGTCCGGGATGGGACGCGCGGCGAGGTGCGCTGGTCCGCGCTGTCCTGTGTCCCGGACGACGTGGAGCCCACGGTGCGGCTCACGGTGACGAACGCGTCGGGCCTGAGCGCGACGCACGTGTACCGGATTCGCTGGGATGACCGGCGGTGTGGCGCGTTTCCGCCCTGCTCCGTCCAGTGGGAGGACGGCCGGTTGATGCTGACGGCGGACTGCACCACGGAGGGCACGCTGTACCTCCCGGACGGCGTGACTTTCGACGGCGCGGGGCACGTGGTGACCGCGGTGGACCCGGAGGGCGGCCGCTTCCAGGGCGCGGTGCTCCGCAACCGCGGTGGCACGGCCCACGTCCGTGACGTGACGGTGGAGGCCCGGGGGCTGTCGGAGCAGGCCTGCGACGCGGGCGAGGCCGGCCTGGCGGGCATCCGCTTCATCGGGGCCAGCGGTTCCATCCAAGACAGCGAGGTGCGGGCGCTGCACCAGGGGGCGGGCCGTGGCGCCTGCCAGGAAGGCGTGGCCATCGAGGTGCGCCACGCCCTGGACGCGTCTGGGAGCGTGACGGTGGAGATTCTCCGCAACCACGTCAC
Proteins encoded in this window:
- a CDS encoding right-handed parallel beta-helix repeat-containing protein — translated: MGTLTLPIVGCLGEETTHEEVLGGTGEAGHAAALSTASSQEGFQEPTCGYIPCPVIENGNVLTLAGNCATYSTLRIPDGYVLDGAGHFVIALDPPGDHFKGPIARNCGSSAFYMNLRLMLMGLSDVCDTGDDALAGIRFDDATGSVINTQVFNIRQGDGTGGCQEGTGILIRNQDPPSPTRFVGVYGNLLLGYQKAGVVATGNVVVDITNNRLVGSGPIGNVAQSGIQVGLGATGSIVNNLISGHSFTGEGVASGILVYGGPLYGGPLSSDVLIQGNHLFNNDIGVYLSQGNEDQSPPAVLTNNQVVDNVLHFDGVTNGYVYQARISDLGTGNVIHSNVITGAGYDPATLPGSTFAVDVLAGPVASLAFLNPPRQAFPGLCSGPLIVQTQDVNGNLAVPTTTGFNITAAGPASPGIQFHTDPACAGPAVTTLDLANPQAQGRFYFRATTPGSVTVFVWNDALSQAQPQLVLPGLAPLP
- a CDS encoding glycosyl hydrolase family 18 protein; this translates as MVLATGGSAAWAAQAEARPPAAAGDTEEGAAPGFVPTTTSWIYREAMEAPWQDYSWAPHSLTNTSPVAAGRHSISVTMRAWEALYFNTSPLTVAPGMTLTLSVHGGASGNNAVVQTRAVVNGAFTPGTELGPYCTGGRIRANTWSTCTIPISVLAPQGARFTGLALQEGRGLSLPTLYFDELGVRGIPAPAPQVEVAIHPTSATVPAGGTQAFTATVTGSANTAVTWSVQEGASGGSVTAAGLYTAPSSAGTYHVVATSQAAPTKSAVATVTVTSTPPPPGGKWVSGYYTGWNADLYPPEKVDFTALTHILVGRVTPNPDGTVNTQFDNSNGPAIARTLSTRAHAAGRKAIIMVGGAGEHDGWVGAASSANRARFVQNLVNAMETFGYDGLDIDWEPVEQADKPALLALIQELRAARPQMLLTMPIGWVNSNFPEDADPWFANLVPYLDQMNVMSYEMTGPWGGWLSWYTSALRGESGYHPTSVSSSLNAWVGAGLPRNKLGMGIPFYGMAWRNITGPYQPYTDWSDYVGSDNSFTYEKILELSATGVYRWDEAAQASYVTFDVPVEDGTVRWISYDSPQAIAAKGAFAHDNGFGGTIIWTINQGCTDPATGANPLLDAVKDAFLE
- a CDS encoding M16 family metallopeptidase, with amino-acid sequence MTTHSIRTRLVAPALMVLGMLSAPALAAAPAPARTREAPPAPQAPKPFKVPVRTEFKLDNGLEVSLLPYGDMPKVAIQLAIDTGNIHEKATETWLADLTGRLLSEGTTTRSAEQLAQAAAQLGGSLNIGTTMDQTYVGLEVLSESAPDAVALIADVIQNPAFPPAEVERVKGDLVREMAIYKSQPGTLADERLLQALYGDHPYGRYFPPEAQLKGYTGEAVRAHYDANIGAARSRLYVVGRFEPAAVEKAIRGAFTGWKAGPARLQNLPKQQVAKAVQFIDRPGSVQSTVRVAVKALPPSSPDFVKQTVLNTLLGGYFSSRITANIREAKGYTYSPHSTVSAHLEDAYWVQNADVTTAVTGESLKEIFKEVATLRQTPPPAEELSAVQSYLAGTFLLQNSSRSGIIGQLRFVDLHGLPDSYLQNYVQSVMAVTPEQVQQLAAKMLTREAMTVIVVGDQKAVAPQLKVVSPALK
- a CDS encoding SMI1/KNR4 family protein; this encodes MAKNADESAVAEAVERLKSLAEEVEDLTVEFSKPVTAAEVAKLEKKFKLKLPPSYVHFIRTYGTFKVLHGGRELIGMEEPGFLRAAAPDASDAVNGDDPDVEEAINEALFFQRADDDAVDNFWCFNPRDVTPEGEMGVVGYYHDETFELPQLLGTKNARHFRAFPAHIVEVIDELIENFAEA
- a CDS encoding M16 family metallopeptidase; translation: MRRVFGAVALAAFTGCATTQEAQKPETPPAVETAKVEAPAEPPSKLQVPVDYYKLDNGLKVVLSRDSSAPKAVVAVYYNIGFRIEPKDRTGFAHLFEHMMFQGSTNLGKMEFIRLIQKNGGVLNGSTRFDFTNYFEVVPSNTLETILWAEADRMRGLDVTEENLKNQQGVVTNEVKVNVLNQPYGGFPWLDMPQVANSNWYNAHNFYGDLKDLEAASLADVRAFFKTYYAPSNAALVVVGDFEPEQVKGWIQQYFGPLPTVAQPSKPDISEPRQTKEKRHDKVDKLAQRPALAVGYHMPDVGTPEYYAMALVDEVLLNGNDSALYQQLVQKKGLTGEVSGGVNQLGNHWNYNGPMQWTAYLFHDADTTTETILTEFDGVVARLQEQPIDAATLERARVKARSRLYGQLEGFLGFGRADLLASFALFFDDPARINRLEAELMKVTPELIQKTAKEYLRRENRTVLTVTPAAATATQTKAP